In one window of Acanthochromis polyacanthus isolate Apoly-LR-REF ecotype Palm Island chromosome 8, KAUST_Apoly_ChrSc, whole genome shotgun sequence DNA:
- the agk gene encoding acylglycerol kinase, mitochondrial, translated as MARVVKVFRTLRNHWKKSTFAVCVFSYGGYWLYGKRCDSVLRREACLLAREFGRQQIAPQERLRKATVILNPAACSGKANNLFEKNAAPILHLAGVEITIVKTDYEGQAKKLIELMEQTDMLIVAGGDGTLQEVITGLLRRPDQDTFSNTPIGFIPLGSHNSLSPSLHLLSDNKVRDITSATLSILKGETVPLDVLQIKGEKEQPVFALMGLRWGAFRDVAATISKYWYLGPLKTNAAHWFSTLREWPLVRDVSVSYLAPNLRPPNQPPQKPPRPNLLYRIIRRLKNYWNPPVEEPPKEEEPEQWEEQQLSTLELFIQTHNKNPVERRINDSLMICAEPSDLSVGEFITVGNKKAEDPTLFTKNSSKVEASACQLHLPEGAGGFYNIDNEEYEAMPVEVRLLPRKLRFFISAERREQLLSQMQ; from the exons ATGGCTCGGGTTGTCAAAGTGTTCCGGACTCTACGGAACCATTGGAAGAAGTCCACGTTTGCTGTGTGCGTCTTCTCCTATGGAGGGTACTGGCTGTATGGTAAACGCTG TGACAGTGTTCTGCGCAGAGAGGCTTGTCTACTGGCCAGG GAATTTGGGCGTCAGCAGATAGCGCCTCAGGAGCGACTGAGGAAAGCAACGGTGATCTTAAACCCTGCAGcttgcagtgg GAAAGCCAACAACCTGTTTGAAAAGAACGCTGCTCCTATTTTACACCTGGCTGGTGTGGAGATAACAATAGTGAAg ACGGATTATGAAGGCCAGGCAAAGAAACTGATAGAGCTGATGGAGCAAACGGACATGCTGATCGTGGCCGGAGGAGACGGGACGCTGCAGGAAGTCATTACAGGTTTACTACGGAGGCCAGATCAA GACACCTTCAGCAACACACCGATTGGATTCATTCCACTCGGCTCTCACAATTCTTTAAGTCCGAGTCTCCATCTGCTCAGCGACAACAAGGTCAG GGACATCACATCAGCGACACTGTCTATCCTGAAAGGAGAAACCGTACCTCTGGATGTGCTCCAAATCAAA GGGGAGAAGGAGCAGCCGGTCTTCGCTCTGATGGGGCTGCGTTGGGGGGCTTTCAGAGATGTGGCTGCAACCATCAGCAA ATACTGGTATCTTGGACCACTGAAAACGAATGCAGCACATTGGTTTAGCACGTTAAGG GAGTGGCCCCTGGTCCGGGACGTCTCAGTTTCCTACTTGGCCCCGAACCTCCGGCCCCCCAACCAGCCTCCTCAGAAGCCCCCCAGACCAAACCTCCTGTACCGGATCATCCGCAGGCTGAAGAACTACTGGAACCCACCGGTGGAAG AGCCTCCAAAAGAGGAGGAGCCGGAGCAGTGGGAGGAGCAGCAGCTGTCCACATTAGAGCTCTTTATTCAAACTCACAACAAAAACCCAGTGGAGCGG CGCATAAACGACTCCCTGATGATCTGTGCCGAACCCAGCGACCTCAGCGTGGGCGAGTTCATTACTGTTGG aaataaaaaagcagaagatCCAACTTTATTCACTAAAAACTCCTCAAAAGTGGAAGCCAGTGCTTGCCAGCTGCACCTGCCAGAG GGTGCCGGTGGCTTCTACAACATCGACAACGAGGAGTACGAGGCCATGCCTGTGGAGGTGAGGCTGTTGCCACGGAAACTGCGATTCTTCATCAGTGCAGAGCGCCGAGAGCAGCTCCTCTCTCAGATGcagtga